A segment of the Bacteriovorax sp. PP10 genome:
GAGATGCTAAATAATCCAAAGATATAAGCAAATAAAATACCTATTGTAATGATCCTATCACTCGAAGTGATTTCTGAAAGAGAGGAGAATAGTCCAGGGCCTGTGAATTGCTGGATAATGAAAACGATAAAACCACACGAAGCAAGAACGATTGATTTTTTTAATTCTTCAGGTGTGAAGGTAACGAAAGGAACGATCAGTGGAGCGAAGTAGTAAAACTCAAAAGCAGAATTGGCGGGGACGCCGTCAATGCTTAAAAATATTTCAAACAATCCTACGAAATGAATCAGAATCCTGCCGGCATCATACTTTCTGATGCGGATTAAATAGATTCCGATGGCCGTTAAAAAAAAAGCACTCATATGAGAAATTGTCAGTAGATTATTTTTTCCATGAAGCTCATAAAAGAAATAAAAAAGGAATGTAATGAGCGAGGCGATGGCATCAAAGCTTGCGATCTGAATGGCGATCTTCTTATTATCTTCCATTTGAGGATAGACCCCAAAAGAGATGAGCTTAAGAAATACCTTTTTAGCAAAAAGCATAATCAACCTTGTCCAAGAAATGATGATTTATCTTACTCATAAGTCTTAGGAATAGCTAAATATTTTTTCTTCTCTCGAAGTTGTCGCAATGATTACTCGAGAGGGACTTACTTATGCGTAACGGAATCGAATCACAAAAAAAATGAGAAAAGCCTGTAGTTTTTACATGATTTTCACAACTTCATCTTAAGAGGTGTATCATGCAGGAACTTTTATCCTCAGGAGTAAACCTATGAAAATGATTATCGCATCTCTTCTTTTTACACTTTCATTGTCTGCATCAGCGACAACTTATTTTAACTGTAAGATTACTGAGCTAGATGAAGTGGGTTCACCAATCAGCATCGGTAATGAAGTCACAGTAAGTGTGGCAGACGCAAACCCTAAAACAACTGTTATCGGAAGCTCAAACGGAAGACAGTACAACCTAAGTTTTTCTACTGTTGAGTCTTACAGACAAACAATCAGCACTGTTAATATTTGTTTTGGATATGATTCGAGATGTACAGTTTTAGGATCAGCTAGGAATTCGGCCGGATCACTTTTAATTGTGAACGATCTTGTTAATGCTGCTTCTGTAAGTTGTATTAGACTTTAACTTTTAAATAATCGCGTCTTTAAAGATTGAACTCTTAAAGACGCGAATTGTTTTTTTAGATTAAGGGCAAGGAGTCATCAGCTTGCCATCCAATGCCTGATTAAAAAATACCGTCGTAAAATTCAAGCTTCTTGTTGATGCACAAATCGCTGCAGAGAACTTAGTATACTCAGCAAGCAGGACTGCTTTATTCTGAGCGACAAAAGGGCTATAACGAGCGCACTCGTTATACACGTTACATGATTCAACAATCGAGAAGTCATAATAATCCACTAGAGCAGTGACCTGGTCAGTTGCATTCTTTAATCCAATCAAGAGACCCTTAGAGTGTGCTGTCGTTGCCAGAAATTTATTATAATCGATTTGGTGGGCCATTGTTAACGGGAAGCCCGGTTTGTTTGTGTATCCATCAACGTTGTCTGGGTCTACACCGTCACATCCTTTTTTCTTTGCCAGCGACATTCTGTCGGCCATGATTTTACGAACGCCTTCGTTTCTTACGTCTAGCCATTTTTCCCCAGGCCATCCATCAAGGTTATTTCCTAAAGCGACCTTTGGAAAAAGAGCAGCATCGATACGCCAGTCTTCATAAGAGCCTGCAGAAAAATAGCAGATAACAATTTTACCCTGATCTTTCAGAGTGGCGATGGTTGCTTCTGTCGTATCGTAAAGATCGATGTCGTATAACTTCGCTGGAGTGTCCAGATTCACTTGTCCTTGAAGTTGTAAGTGAAAGCTTGTTCCGGCCGGCACGGCCGAGATTGTCGGAGTTGGGGGTGTTACTGGAGGAGTCACTGGCGGAGTTACCGGAGGCGTAACCACAGGAGGAGTGACCACACTTCCTTGGTCGTTAAGAACTAGATAGTCGAGTTTTAAATCATCAGCAGATGCACTTGTTAAGCGAATCTGAACTGTATTATTAACAACTGATCCTGCAGGTAATTTAACTTTAATCGTTTTGGCCTTGCTCGTTCCACTTGTTGAAGCGACAGAGACATAAGTACCGGCAGAGTTTAATACCAGGAAAGTAAAAATATTTTTAGCAGTTGTCTGAGTCAGTGATGCTTCTAAAGTAAGAGTGCTTCCCATACCTTTCGTTGAGAATTTAAAAAGAGAAGTAAGTTTAGCGCTGGTGCTTGAATAAAGCATAACGTTGGCGTTGTCATTTGCCTTGGCCAAACTTTTAACGACACCATCAAGATCGCCAGCACTTACTGACATTGTTGTGGGAGCTGTTGTGGCCGCTTCAGAGGGGGTCATTGAGATAAAAGTCATGGTCGAAAGTAAGGCTAAAGACAAAGGCAGGCATGCACTTTTTAGCATTGAGATCCCCTGAGATAAAGTAAATGAATACTGAGTTTTCGGTTAAATCAGGACTAACTTTATAGCTGATTAGAGGCAGGGCCTAGTGAAATGTTCAGTCCTTGAACTTCAGAGGCATTAGCAGGGGAATGGTACGTTTAAGGTGACCATTATCTATGGCATTGAAGGTTTAAAATTAAGAAGTCTGATCGCAAAAGATATGGCATAATTTCTTCTGAGGTAGGCATGAAGATAAAGAATCTTAAAAGTCATTATATGAAATGTGGCGCGATCACGTTTGGATTTTGTTCATTTTTAGCTATATTATTTTATATTGGACTAAATTTGTTACTACCAGATCAAGGGGCCAGTTATTCGGCCGTGAGATTTAATATGAAAGTGGCCGGCGTTTTTGCCTTCTGTTTATTTTATATTAATCAAAAATTTTATTTCCCTCATTATTTTTATAAAAAACTTGAATGCCCAAGGTGCACGCAGACTTATTTTAAATCTAATAATGTCGGGACATCAATCCGTATGGACATTCTTAACGAATCGCCTTGCAAGAGTTGTGGCCATCAATTTCAATTTGAGATTTAAGAAGGAGTTGATATGAAAAAGGCCATTTTTCTTGATCGTGATGGAGTGATTAATAAATTAATTATCCGCGAAGGGAAAGCTCAGGCGCCTTATACACTGGAAGAATTTGCACTTTATCCAGGAGTAGAAGAAGCACTAAAAATGATTAAAGATGCTGGTTACCTTGCAATCATCGTCACTAATCAACCAGACGTTGCACGCGGATGGGTTAAAAAAGAAAGTGTTGAAATGGTAAACGCTAAAATAAAAGAGCTTCTGCCAATTGACGATATCAAAATTTGCTTTCATACAAATGCCGACAATTGTGTTTGCCGTAAACCACTGCCTGGAATGCTTTTAGAAGCGGCCGCGGATTGGGAAATTGATTTGAAAGAATCGTTTATGGTTGGGGACCGTTATGGAGATATCTCTGCCGGTGTAAAAGCAGGTTGTCGAACAATTTTAATTGGTGCAGGGGACGCTCAGGAGGATCATCCGAGTCCTGATCACAAAGCTGAATTGCTAATTGATGCTATGAAATTTATCTAATTAACATTTTTGTAAATGCTGTAACCAAGATAATACTTAATTAATTTTTTTGCTGATTCATCTGAGGCATCCAAACTTTTTAACCAACCAGGTGTCGGAGGAGTTCTTCCAAGCTTTTCTGATTCAACTCCAAAGTATTTTGTTTCTTGTTCATTCCATCCAGACTGCTTAAAAAATTCAAACCAATTTTCAGGATAGAAAAGAAATGGAGCATTTCTCATTTGAGTTAATCTCTTGGGAGTTCTTAAAAATTTTAAGATTTCAGGAGAGTAGTATTCAGTGATCCAATGGCCGAAGTTGTGATATTTTTTTAAAGCATCGGCCAGAGACCTGGCGTCGTCATTGGATAAATAGGGAATCACACCTTCAGTGATCACTAAGACATTTTTAGATTCACGGGAAATTTGAGAGAGAAATTCATCGCGGATTTCTACCTGTGATAAATCCATCTGCACTCGCTCTAGTTTGCAGTGAGGAGTTTGATCTTTTAATTTTGCATTTTTGTGGTCAATGATTTTTGGAAAATCTACTTCAATCCAGCGAAGATCGGCGGGAAGATTTAAGCGGTAGGGTCTTGTATCAAGGCCAGCACCGAGATTTAAAACAGTGTCGATCCCAGTGGGGATGAGGTTCATTATAAAATGATCGATGATATGTGTACGGATAACAACCGACCAGGCCGTATAACGTGAACCTTGAGTCCTGGTAGCGATTAACTCGCCTTGCTCACCAACCAGTAAAGAAGCAAATGTATCGTGGAAGAGAGCATCTTTTCTCAAAGACTCTTCTGCGCGATAAGCAGCAACCCACAAAGCGGTGTCGGTTACGTCATTAATTTCTGCCTGGGATAAATCCTTATTCATGAAGGTAGCATAATAGAATTTTAGTCAGAGTGACAAATGAGAAGTTTAAATGATGTTTAAAAGTCTGCGATGAGCAGCATATTCTTTTTCAACCCGTCTTTGATAACGAATTTCTTCTTTCATATTTTCTACTATTTCTTTTTCCATCATTATTTTTTCAAGCTTGATACGCTTTTTAACGACATCCAGACTTCTGGCATGAAGTGGACGATGGGGATCTTTGTAAGGAGCATATCTTTCAGATGGGATGTTTTTATAAATAACGAAAGTCATTTTTTCAATCATGGAGAGAGTATATCAAGGATCAGGTGCTGAAAATTTCTCATGGAGGAGCACGAGGAATTACAGATCTTTATCCTTGTCATTCCGACGTGAGATGAGAGTTAAAGTGCCCATTTATTGGGTATTAAAAATGACAATGATTTCATCATATTTAAATTTTTCCTGAGTCAAAAAACAAAGAAAGAGACTTCAAAAGTATAAGTTTTTCGAAGGATAAAATTGATGTGTTAAAGTTATCCCTTTCGGAATATACTTGGCCCATTAGGTGATTGATCATTTTTTGTTTAATAACAAAGGCCTGACAGTCCATAAGAGGAAAGTAAGATTTAACGCAATCCTAATATTATTTTTATAAAATTAGTAGGTTAAGTGGTAACGCCTAAATATAAAATATACCCATCTCATTGAATGGACTCTAACAGTTTGGTATTGTGCGAATATGGAATTACTCAATTTAGCTGCCGTTGCTCTGTTCAACGCATTAGATAAGCATAACATCGATAGAAATCTATTGATCGAAGGCACTGGTCTAAAAATGGAGTATATGGATGATCATCAGAAGAGACATTCGTGGGATCAGTTCGTAAAAATGTACGCTAACTGTGCAGTTCATATTGGTGCAGAGGAAACTGCAAAAGAAATTGGATACCTTGGTATCTATAATGAGAACATTGCTCTGATTAGAAAAGTTGGTACTGGTTTATTAGATGTTAAAACTATCTATTGGTATACCGCGACTTTTGTAGCGAAGCACTTATTTAAAGAAAGTGTGACTTTCAAATACAAAAAAAATAACAGCAAACAAGTTACAATGGAAATTAATATCCATCCTGAGCTTGTTGATTGTCCGTTACTACTTCAAACATACACTCACTTGTTCGAAACTCTTCCAACTGTACTTGGTTTACCAAAAGCAAAAGTTGCGGCGAGAATTACTGAAAGAAGAGGCGAGTATACAGTTTATTTAAAGCACACTTCTTATTTCAAACTTGTCTGGAAAAGATTTTTAAGCATCTTCACTGGAGACGCAAGTACTATTGAGTTGATTACAGATTTAGAAAATCAATCAATCGAGCTTTCAAAGATTATTGATGAGAAGTCTCAGCTGTTAAGAATTGTGTCTCACGATGTCGCTAATCAGATCAGTATCATTGATTACTACCTTAAAAAGACTATGAGAAATGAAGAACTAAGCGAGGAAGATCAAAAATATCTTAGCATCGCTAAAAACAGTTCTAATAAACTATATAATATTTTAAAGAATGTTCAGAACATGGAAGTTACTTCACTTCGCGGAATTGATATTGTTCCAGTTGATATTGAAAAAATCTTTATGTCTGTGCAATACGATTTTCAGACTCAGCTTGATCATAAAAAGTTAACTCTTAAATGTAAAAATGAAGTGCATCCAAGTATATCTGTTTTAGCAGAAGCTTCATCTCTTGAGACAAACGTTTTAGGAAACTTAATGGCCAATGCAATTAAGTTTTCACCTGAAGGCGAGACGATTGAGCTCCGAGCAAGACTTGTTGGTGAGAGAGTCATTATTACTGTAAGCGATCAGGGGATGGGAATTCCTTTTGAAGAGAGACATTCATTGTTTACAAAGAAGCTGAGAAACAGCTCTATTGGAACAATGGGAGAAACGGGAACGGGTTTTGGCCTTGGGATCGTTTTAAATTATGTGAAGCTCTTTAATGGCCGAATTTCAGTAGAATTAAACGTTCCTCACGGATCAGTATTCGTAGTGGAACTTGATGCCTTCGTGCCACAAATAGTTACCAATCAGGGTCCGTTCAAGAATATTTTGCCAGGCTCAAGCCTTCGTAATTAGTCTCAAATTAAATATAATTATCAGTATTCCAAATCCTATTTAGACTCTTAAGAATCGAATTTATTCTTTATGAAATAAAGGGGGACTTTATATGTTCTACTCTCGCAACCTGGGTCTTGTAACTGAAGAAGAGCAACGTAAAATTTGTAATGGAGCTGTATTGGTTGCCGGAGTTGGTGGAATGGGCGGAGTGGCCGCAGAAGTTCTGGTCAGGATGGGTGTAGGGACAATTAAAATTTGCGACTTTGATATTTTTGAAGAGACAAATTTCAACCGTCAGCTGCATTCTAATATTCAAACTATCGGTAGATATAAAGTTGAAGTTTTAAAAGAAGAGCTCCTAAAAATTAATCCCAATTTAAAAATCGAAAGTTACACACAAGGTGTGACCAGAGACAATATTGAAGAGCTGCTTGAAGGAGTTCAGATTATTATTAATGGTATGGATAAGATGTATGCGAGTCTGATTCTAGAGCGAACGGCAAGACAGAAAAAACTTACGATTGTCGATGCGTGGCTTACTCCTTTTGCCAGTGTGTTTGTCATGAAACCTGAGTCTCCTCACTGGGAAGAATTTATGGATCTGCCGACGCTTGGAGTTTCATTAGATGATATTACAGATGAGCTGTGTGCAAAGGCCGTCGCAAAAGAAATTGAGTATACTTTTTCTCATTTCAACCCTTATGACATTATTGACCGTGAACTCGTTCATGGTATCGCACACAATAAAAGAATTCGTCCCAGTTTAGCACCTGTCGTTTGGCTTTCAGGTGTTCTTATGGCCAATGAGACGGTGAAAATTCTGGCCGGTCAGCCTCATACCGATCACGCAGGAATTTTTTATAATCAATACGATCACACAATCATGCGTGGTGAAATTAAATTTAAAAACATTCGTAAAGTTTCTTAATTAGTTTTAATGGTTGAAGGGGAAGACTATGAAAAGACAATTTAAGATTGGAGAGACTGAACTGGTTCATTATTATAAACCAGGAGAAAATCTTGATGATATCTCGCTTAAGAACTTGCACAACTCATTAGTCCGAATTAACGAAGAGTCGGGTGCTAATGTTGTTAATAAAATGCTGGATAAGAAATTAACTCTGACTGAAATTAGAAATCATTTGAAGAATACTATTATCGGGATAGTTATTCTCGAAGATAGTCCCGCGGGATTTTTGCTCAGTCCGATTCTAAGCTCTATTAATAATAAACCAGTCATTCACGCTGGATTAGTTGTTATTTCTAAAAATCCTGGGGCCAATTGTGTTGGACTTTTGGCCTATGGGAATTATTGTATGGTCTTTGAAATTTTAGGGCCGATCTATGCGACTAACATTAGCAGTACTCCTTCTATCATAGAGGATTTTGTGACGATGATTCCAGATAGCTGGCCTAGTCCGGATGTTAATCTAAAAGTGGCACCAAAAAATTATAAGGATGTCGTAAAAATTTTAAAAGACGAGTACATGGATAATTATTTTCCAGATCCAGGTAAGCTCGACGTGAACTATAAACGTTTTATTTTAACTTCTAACTCTCAGGATATGGGGTTTACGACAGACTTTCATAAGATCTCCAGATCAAATGATTTGAAGTATATGTTGTTTTGCCAGGCCTGGGTTAATTATAATAAAGAAGAAGACATCATTCAGGTGGGAGAAATCAGCTTGTATGGTTATATGCGCATGAAATATTATATTTTCATGATGAAACGTGGATTGAAGAAAGCGGAAATAGGAAGAGCACGTGAGCGTGAAATGATCAGAGATATCGTTTCTTCTACAGAAAATAAAAAAGCAGCTTAATTAAATTCAACATGAGGCATTTTACCAATTTTGATTGAAAAATGCCTCATCCCTTTAGTATTCAGACCTCTTTTCATCACTATTTATAGGCAAAATTATTGCACTTATATTCATAAGCTTTTTTTGAATAGTTTATTCAAATTAATTCAGGAGGATTTTATGAAACTTACAATAATGGTTATGCTGACAATGCTTTTATCAATCTCATGCACTAAACGTGACAAAATATCAGACTTTGAGCCAGGCCCTAACACTTCAACGGAAAAAGATGGAAGTCAGGCAGGACAGGGTAGCGGGTCCTCTTTAGGAAGTGAGAATCCAGCGCCTTCAAATCCTTAAAGTTTATTTTTGAGAATGATATTAAAAGTTGTTTCAGGATTAGTTTGGTCGAGTAACAATTCACCTTTGTGATCCTGAACAATGATTCGTGAAGTACTGAGCCCCAGACCTACACCTTTGTTGGCAAATTTTGTGGTAAAAAAAGGCTTCATGATTTGGTCTCTTATTTCTAGGGGAACACCTGGGCCGCTATCAGTTACAGAGACCGTAAAGTTGCGATCGTCTTTTTTGAAACTGATGCGAACTAACTTCTTTTCACTTTCCAAGACAGCATCATGAGCATTTGTTAAAAGGTTGATGAGAACTTGAGTGAGTTGAACTGGCCTGCAGTTGACAATCATTTCAGGCGTTGAATCACCAATGACGAGAGTCACTCCAGTTGCTTTAAACTTTTCAGAACAAATATCCAAAGCGTGACCGATAATTTCCTGGATATGAACATCTTCAAATGGAGAGGTCAGGTCATTTCTTGAAAGGAATTTCAGACCTCTGACAATCATGGCGATGCGATCAATGTTGATGGCCGACTTTGAAATTTTATCCAAAAAGTACTCAGTATTTAAATTAGCACCTTCTTTTTCCAAAGTTCTTTTCATGTTGAATAGAAAGCCGGAAATGATGGCCAAAGGGTTATTAATCTCATGGGCCACACCGGTTGCGATCTGACCGATCATCATAAAACGAGCGTTTTCTTCCTGTTGCCTTCTGATTTCTTCGTGAGCTTCTGAACGATAAATTTCATTAGAGATATCAATCCCCATGATGAGATAAGAGTTTTCTTCTTCAATCTCTTTAATGTAAAAGCGCACAGTCTTTTTCTCATTGTCGATTTCGAAGTGATCGACGATTTTTATATCGCGGTTTCTTAAAAGATCAATGTGAGAGAAGTACTGCTTTAAATTTTGCAGAGGGTATTGGGTAAGGTCAGTTCCGACAACTTCTTCTTTTGATTTATTGATTATAGATAAAAAGATATCATTGGCGTTTTTGATTTTCTGATTCTGGTCAATCCACAGAATTGCTGAAGGCATAAGATTGATAAAAGAGCTCACTTCAGCTTCAGTTTTAGTTGAAAGATTATTCATGGGTTTCCTCTTAACTAAATAATAACTTACTTATTAAATAAAAAATAAATTAATTAAGAGGAACAATTTACTCAGGGATTATTTTAAAATGGCCTTTTTATACTCTTCAATTTTTTGCTGTAAGTATAACTGAATCTTATTATCGGATATGAATCGAGCAGCATTCGGGTCGAAGTTCTTTCTTCCTTCTGATTCTCGAAGAATACCTTCAGCGACGATAATTTGATCCTCCACATTCATCTGAGGGCCAGTGAGAAGGTTCCAAAGGACTAAGCGGGCATCCCATTCTCTGTCTCTGACCATACGGATTTCAGTCGCTGCTGGTTTCTCTGTCCAAAGTCTTTTAGAAACCGGACACCACGATACATCTTTTTTAATCTGCATGACGTGGATGTATTCATGAATCAGGGTGCTGTATGGGGAGTCGCTTGCGAGCACGATGGTTGTTGCATCCAGGGATTCAGGTTTCTCACCCTGACATAATGTTTTTCCCATGGCCCCTTCAATGGCAGAGATCTGAGTGAGGTGACCTTTGTCTTCACGGATCTGTCCCCAGTAGAAAAGTTTGGATGGATTTTTTCTGCCGGATGAGAGAATAAGAACTTTTATTTTTTCTTCTTCAAGTTTGGCCAGCAAGTCTTTTGGAGAGAGTTGAGACAAGGCCTGTATTTTGGCTTTGAAGTCATCGTCATCAGCAAGACAAGATTTGCATGTCGCTTTTTTTACCTGAGAGTAATTGATTGTATTAGATAAAAAAGTATAAGCTTCTTCGGGAGCACTCTCGAATGTGAAGCTAAAAAATTCTCTGTATAAAATATCTTTGTTATTAAAATTATAATGAAGGTGTTCAGACTTAAATTGCTCTTGTTCACCTTTGGTTAAACTCTTCCATAGTTTGGCGACTTTCGTTTTTGCACTCTTAAATGCATAAATAGCGTGCAGGCGTTCATGATTATAATTTCTAATGGCAGTATCTAAGAAAGCTTCTTCTGTCCCATTTTCAAGAAAGGTGATGGGGTTGAGGATAATATTAAATTCTTTTTCGCCTGTAAGAGGTGTTGGTGTGAGTCCCAGTATTTTTAAAGATTCTACGCAAGGTCTGGCCGCTTTTGAGTTCAACCATTTTTTATAAGTGCCAAGTGATTTTGTGTTGAATGAAAATCCATAAACGACATAAGGGAAAATATCGGCCGGAACCTGAGCTTCTGAAACAACTCCATTATAAATGGCCAGGCAGTAGTATTGAGAAGTGAAGTGAGAAGGGTCATTGATAATCGTTGTTTGAATTGATGAATCTATTTTAAGTGCTGGTGCCTGCTTTAATAGTTCTTCAGTGGTAAGGCCTTTTTTAATCGTTGTCATCTTTTCGAGACAGCTTTTTTCATTGGATTGCAAAGAACAAGTCTGAATAATAAATTGATCCAATTGCTGTGAATTGAGTGCCGGCGCTTTTGTTTCTGCCGAAACCGATAATATAAGTGAGAAAAGGATAGCTAAAGAGTTCATTAAACCTGCATTTTGAAATGAAAAAATTTGTTATTATAGGTTAACAAACTTTAAGTATTCCACAAGCTTTCCTATTGATTCCCTTATTTATTCCATTGATTCTGCTAATGAAATGATTAATATTAAGAGTAAGGTGGGTGAAAGGTTCAATGCTCTCGCACTTTAGAAGTAGATTAAGCGAAAAAGATTTTGAGATTTTTGTTAGTGAGTTTAAGCAAAGGCCCTTTCAAGTGTTGCCAGATGAAAGGCCTTTTTTCTATCCATTTAAGAGGACGCTTCTGTGGGCGAGACGATGATTACTTTAGAATCTTCATCGTGTCGTTGATCCAAGTTTTGTAATAAACAGCGTTCGTATAAACACCAGTATCATTACAAAGCTCACTTCCTCTGCTTGTTACACCAAGAAGGAAGAGTTGACCGTTTACTTTAAGGTAAGCAGGTCCACCAGAGTCACCGTTACATGTCCCAGCTTTTTTCTCGTTAAGGCGGAATTCAGTTTCCTGGATTGAAGCGATTGGAGCTTCAGTTACACGAAGGATTCCGTCACCTGATGATTCAATCTTTAAACAGTTAAACTTTTTACCTTGTTGATTTTCATCACAAGTAATTTCTCCGTAAGCAATAGCTTCGTCGATATCTTTAACACTCTTTGGATCAATTGGAGTTGTCGTTACTGTATCAACACCAAAACCAGCAACAGTAATCATGTCGCCTCTTTTAAGTTTGCTGTCGTCAGCTAGGATCGTTGCAGGTTTGTATCCAGCTGGGATTGTCCCTCTGAATTTAATAAGAGCGATATCACCAGTATCAATTTCAATTGTTTCGTTATTTGGATCCCAAGACTTGCTTACTTTGAAATCTGTTGCTTGAAGAACAAATTCTGCCTGAATATCTGGTTCACGAGAGTTTAATACATAATCAAGATCATTTGAGAAAACGATTTTAATATCTGACGCTTTATCAGGAGCACAGTGTGCTGCTGTTAAAACAACGTTTGGAGCAATAAGTGAACCTGTACAAACAGCATTAAATTTTGAATTGAAAATTCCTACGATGCTTGAACCAAGAACATCGCCTTCCTTAACAACTGATCCGTTCATAATTGATGTATCAATGACACGAACAGAGTCGCTCGAAGATTTAGGTGCGCACGAAGCTAGTGCTGTTAGAGTTAGAATAACTAATAAATGACGCATCTCTTTCCCCTTTAATGTGATGAGGGTTTTTATATGGGGCAGAGGTCTGATAAGCAAGATTTTTAGCTTTTTTAAAATCTAACTTTTTCTAACTGTTCCGTAGCTATTTAATACTTGTCTGGTTCAATAGGTCGGTGACATTTAAATACCATATCGACTAAGTAAATTTTTTTTACGTCAAAGATTCAGATTCAGAATGTAACTGAGCATTATATTTTTTTTAATTAGTCTCTACCTTTTTTCAATTTCTTATCAATAAAAAAGTTTGGCACATTAACTGCTCCTTGAAACGTACACGATCAATTTGATCATTACATTTTTTTAAAGGAGCCCCAAGGATGGAGCAAACGAAAAGACCTGCACGTTTTGTGCTTGCTTGGATTCTGTTACTTATAGTTGTCACTCTCAATTCTTCCTGCACACCTTCTGGTGATTCAGTGACGGCAGGAGAGATAACACAAACTGGTGAAATAGATACTTCTACTGGTCAACCAATAACTCCGGGAGTGAGTGTTCCGGACGGATATTATGCTGAACAAATAAAAACGATTGCCGGCAACTCAACATGTGCGAGTTACTCATGGTCGGGAAGAGGTAAAGCACCTGCGGCCTACATTAAAGGAATGGCACTTACCTATGCGAGAAGTTATTGTCGCTTAAAAACTACTGAAGCTGCTCCAACAAATCTAATAAATATTTTAGGTGGAAGAGCTGGAAGCTCTACGACAGATGCACTTGCTTTATACGCCTCAACTTTCAGCAGTCTTTCGATGGATGTGAATAATGCTGGAGTAGGCCCTCTTAGATCTCTTTATACTTTAGGGATTGGATTAGGGATGCGCGAGAGTTCCGGGAAATACTGTGAAGGAAGAGACATGTCGGCATCGAACACGTCAGCGAATACTGCTGAGGCCGGAATGTTCCAGACAAGTTATGACTCAATCGGGGCCTCTGCTGAGTTAACTAATTTGTATAATGAATACAAGGCCAATCCTAATAACTGTTTTCTTGATACCTTCAAAGTAGGCGTGAGCTGTGGTTCATCTAGCATCGCGGGCTCTGGTGCTGGAGCTGATTACCAGGCATTCAATAAGTCGTGTCCGGCATTTGCTGCTGAGTACGCCATGGTGATGCTTCGAGTTCGCCGCAACCACTACGGGCCGATCAATAGAAAAGAAGCGGAAGTC
Coding sequences within it:
- a CDS encoding S1 family peptidase, which translates into the protein MRHLLVILTLTALASCAPKSSSDSVRVIDTSIMNGSVVKEGDVLGSSIVGIFNSKFNAVCTGSLIAPNVVLTAAHCAPDKASDIKIVFSNDLDYVLNSREPDIQAEFVLQATDFKVSKSWDPNNETIEIDTGDIALIKFRGTIPAGYKPATILADDSKLKRGDMITVAGFGVDTVTTTPIDPKSVKDIDEAIAYGEITCDENQQGKKFNCLKIESSGDGILRVTEAPIASIQETEFRLNEKKAGTCNGDSGGPAYLKVNGQLFLLGVTSRGSELCNDTGVYTNAVYYKTWINDTMKILK